Genomic window (Oryza sativa Japonica Group chromosome 3, ASM3414082v1):
ATGCTGATGACGATGGTGACATTGACCCAACAAGCTTTGATCGAACAAAAATCCAAAACCATTCAGACCCACATGATCAAAGATCATCATGAGGACGCTACTCGCCTAATCACATCAAGAATAACCGGCTGAAAATATTGAAAAACAAAACCTTCCTATCCTAATGCCAAAGGTCAAATTGGTGGTTCCATGACGCATCCTAACATCTAAGCAGCAGCAAAAGCACAATCCTGTAAGGATTCATCCCCTAAGAGCAGCCTCAGCTTTGATTTTCAGAGATACCACGTATACGAGACATCAGTATTCTGCCAATATCTAAGAACTAAACAAGAGCGCATCTCTTAGCACTAACATCAGAGGCACAATTCCAATTCAAATACCTTGCCTAATCAGCAGGATTAAACCGAATACCAGCTCGTATCTGAAGCTATACCTCAGCCACGGGGAGCAGGCCAAGCTCCCGGATAACCCCGGCAGCGCCGCGGAgctgcgcgccggcgccgcaggCGGGCACCGCGTCGAACTGCGACGCCGGGAGCGCCTCGGAGACGAAGCCGACCTGGAACTCGACGGTGCCCTGGTCCGGGTGCGCGACGATCCCGGTGACGGAGACCCAGAGGAAGAGCTTCTTGGCCTGGATGCCGGAGAGGTCGGAGATGGCGCCGTACGAGAGGCGGCCGCGGACGCTCCTCTCGTAGTAGACGAGGTGGGAGCCGAACCAGACGTAGCAGGTCCCCGCCAGGTGGATCTCGAACTCCCCCGTGGCCTCGTCGAAGCTGTAGGAGGCTACGGAGTCCGGGATGAGGCCCCTGGGGAGGCCGTACTTCGGGAGGAGGTCGTTCGCCGCGCCGTTCggctggacgccgccgccggccgcggaggcggcgccggcgacgacgatggcggcggcggcggcggcgaggaggagagcttGAGGAGACATGGCGGTTGGGgagtttgggattttttttttttttggtgatcaATTTTCCGCGCTGTGTATGGGACTAGGGCTATGGGTTAGTTATACTAGTAGCATTTAAATTGGGTTTTTCGGCCGGCTTGACTTTTGACTTATGAAttgagagatgagagagagttCTCATTGCTTGAGAAAGAGTTTAtggatggtgatttgtcaagtGAACATAAAAAAACATGCTCACCCAgctaactttattttttttcttatggaaAAGAGAAAGGGTGAGGTAAGACAGTATCTTAAAAATCTGATTATGTTTAAAAGATCTCAAACTATTGCCACCACCATATTTGTTATCGAAGCAAATCGACACACAATCCAATATGAAATTTCCTCGTTTTAGTCCTTCTCTTTTCCTTTAGAGTGTATTTTTTATAACAATTATTACTAGTATATTACGAGAGATATGTAGCTACAAGCAACACTGTGATATGAGTAGACCAAACATTCACATGTTTAAGAGTCCATTTATAATAAATGCACTATTTTTAGTTTTGTAAATATAGAGTGTCACTTCCTTAGCAATAAGTTTTTCTGCGTGCAACTTGACTGCTTCATTGAGCGAACTTATGCTTGGCACTAGCGCTCAATGAAAACAGTCGGAAGTGATCGGAAAACAACCTCAACTATTTTtataaccatatttttctcggaaacgaaatcGAAAACGGTAAAGTTGGAAACGAAATCAATATCGAAAATATAAGAATATTGGAAACGAAATAATACGAACGGAAACATGTCGGTATAGATTGGAAACCGGTAACAAAGACGGAAAtattaaactataaaaacatatatttaattttGCATAAGTATGTaatacatataaataaattcaagcttatactatataaattataaattaacttcatTTTAGCCATGTACTCAAGTTAGGGATTTGATTTAAGAGTTAATCAATCTCTAAACCGTGGGTCAAGTAGAGACATACCCAATAAATATCGACATATTTAGAAAtacggtaattaccatattataagaaacAGTAATTTCCACAAGAATACGGTAAATACGAAAACGATTGGTATAATAGCAAAACTATTTCCGTttccatttccatattttttaccatttctattttcatttcggtcgattaccatttccatatggctCGAAAACGAACGCAGGTTGGCCGGTAATTTCCGCtactgttttcacccctaccccTATCACATCTACTATATTAGCTCATGCTCACTCACTCTTTACCTCAGACGTGAATACTTTGACGTAATCTCAAGTGTGACTTTGTGTCACTGATATGTGGATCCGACGTACCTTAGAGAAATAGAACCTATGTCTAAACGTTGGGCACAGGAAGTGTTTGTTTTCATTTTAGCTCTTTTACACCATTTGCATGTACCCTTCCAAAAACTCATCTTAGCAAAAGAGGTGTTTATTTTACAAATACACTATAACGGAAGCATAGAATTCAGCCAAAACTTCTAAACCGTACATCTATAGCTTTAACCCGTTTACTTTACACGACTTATCCTTAATCAGGTTGGCTTTGAATTTATATAGCCTCGGCGATGGAACCACTACCCGACAACCCCGCATAACAGCCCTAGCTTATCGGTGAATCGCAATAGAATTATGATGATATCAaagggaataaaaataaaagtttcaGTGTAGTTAAATTTACTCGAATCTAAATTATGTGCAGTTCGATcatcataatttttttcaaaacaaaaaacatGGGACCCGCCTATCATCCACTCTGCCTCCCTTTGCCATCCTTCTTTCTTATTTCTATCGACCTACCAATTCGATAGAAAAAACGTAATTtctccgtctctctctctcttaaaagGTTCAATCCAAATTATGAATTTTGATAATTTAGACATACATATATCCAGATTAATAGTTAGTATTAAACTTTTCACGGGACGGAGGATGTAGATATTCAGATCTCTAACATCAAATGATATAATAGTACTTGGTTCATTAAATGGAGTACCAGTACAGAACGAAAATTTTGATGGATTTTATTGCCGGAAATGAGGACCTCGCTTGGAAAATAAATGATTGACATGGGCAACCAAGCATGGGCACACACATGCGTATGTCACCATGTGAAAAGTGAAAGCCATGGAGCAACTCATACACACAAGCTAATAAGCTATACCTCGGCGACGGTGGGGAGCTGCAGGCCGAGCT
Coding sequences:
- the LOC107278586 gene encoding uncharacterized protein yields the protein MSPQALLLAAAAAAIVVAGAASAAGGGVQPNGAANDLLPKYGLPRGLIPDSVASYSFDEATGEFEIHLAGTCYVWFGSHLVYYERSVRGRLSYGAISDLSGIQAKKLFLWVSVTGIVAHPDQGTVEFQVGFVSEALPASQFDAVPACGAGAQLRGAAGVIRELGLLPVAEA